From a region of the Pectobacterium aquaticum genome:
- the yejF gene encoding microcin C ABC transporter ATP-binding protein YejF: MSSSPLLQIDNLSIAFRKGDQEQRVVDQLSLTVNAGETLALVGESGSGKSVTALSVLRLLPSPPVVYPQGDIRFAGQSLLHADEKTLRQIRGNRIAMIFQEPMVSLNPLQSIEKQLIEVLSLHRGMRTEAARSEVITCLDRVGIRQAKSRLNDFPHQLSGGERQRVMIAMALLTQPDLLIADEPTTALDVTVQAQILKLLNELKQELGMSLLFITHNLNIVRQLADNVSVMKSGLAVEHNSCQQLFSAPQHPYTRQLLDAEPSGEPLPVTDDGEPLLRVEKLHVSFPIKRGLLRRTVDEKQVVNNINFTLRRGESLGLVGESGSGKSTTGLALLRLIQSRGDIWFDGQPLQGLTRKQMLPFRHRIQVVFQDPNSALNPRLNVEQIIAEGLTVHHKLSKEVLDQRVIEAMQEVGLDPTTRYRYPSEFSGGQRQRIAIARALILQPELLILDEPTSSLDRTVQAQILALLKSLQEKHKIAYLFISHDLQVIRSLCHQVIVLRQGEVVEQGECKQVFAHPAEHYTRELLQFSSYTAETQSA, translated from the coding sequence ATGTCCAGTTCACCTTTATTGCAGATAGATAATCTCAGCATTGCCTTCCGCAAAGGCGATCAGGAACAGCGCGTTGTCGACCAGCTTTCACTGACGGTAAACGCGGGTGAGACGCTGGCGCTGGTCGGTGAATCAGGTTCGGGGAAAAGCGTCACCGCACTGTCGGTGTTGCGTTTGCTCCCCTCCCCGCCCGTGGTTTATCCGCAAGGGGATATTCGCTTCGCAGGGCAGTCGCTGCTGCATGCTGATGAAAAAACACTGCGTCAGATACGTGGCAATCGGATCGCGATGATCTTTCAGGAACCGATGGTGTCGCTTAACCCTTTGCAAAGCATCGAGAAACAGCTGATTGAAGTGCTTTCGCTCCACCGTGGCATGCGCACCGAAGCCGCCCGCAGCGAAGTCATCACCTGTCTGGATCGCGTGGGTATTCGGCAGGCTAAAAGCCGATTGAATGATTTTCCGCACCAGCTTTCCGGCGGGGAACGCCAACGTGTCATGATTGCGATGGCGCTGCTGACACAGCCAGATTTGCTGATTGCCGATGAACCCACAACGGCATTGGACGTGACCGTTCAGGCGCAAATATTGAAATTGCTGAACGAGCTGAAGCAGGAACTGGGGATGAGTTTACTGTTCATCACCCACAACCTGAATATTGTCCGTCAGTTGGCAGATAACGTATCGGTCATGAAATCCGGTCTGGCCGTGGAACACAATAGCTGTCAGCAGCTTTTCAGCGCACCGCAGCACCCTTACACGCGCCAGTTGCTGGATGCCGAACCGTCGGGCGAGCCGCTTCCGGTAACAGATGACGGCGAACCCCTTTTGCGGGTCGAAAAACTGCACGTTTCGTTTCCCATCAAACGTGGCCTTTTGCGCCGTACCGTTGACGAAAAGCAGGTAGTGAATAATATCAACTTCACCTTGCGACGCGGCGAAAGTCTGGGGCTAGTGGGAGAATCCGGCTCAGGAAAAAGTACGACCGGATTAGCGTTGCTGCGCCTGATTCAATCACGCGGCGATATCTGGTTCGACGGCCAGCCCTTGCAAGGGCTAACCCGTAAGCAAATGCTGCCTTTCCGCCACCGGATCCAGGTTGTCTTTCAGGATCCAAATTCCGCACTGAACCCGCGGCTGAATGTGGAGCAAATTATTGCGGAGGGATTGACCGTCCATCATAAGTTGAGCAAAGAGGTACTCGACCAGCGCGTGATTGAGGCAATGCAGGAAGTCGGGCTGGATCCCACGACCCGCTACCGCTATCCCTCCGAGTTTTCCGGCGGCCAACGCCAGCGTATTGCTATCGCTCGTGCGCTGATACTGCAACCCGAGCTACTGATCCTCGATGAGCCCACGTCGTCGCTGGACAGAACGGTTCAGGCGCAAATTCTGGCGCTGCTGAAATCATTACAGGAAAAGCACAAAATCGCCTACCTGTTTATCAGCCATGACTTACAGGTTATCCGTTCTCTGTGCCATCAGGTTATTGTGTTGCGGCAAGGCGAAGTGGTCGAACAGGGAGAATGCAAACAGGTATTCGCGCACCCTGCCGAACATTACACACGGGAACTGCTACAGTTCTCATCCTACACGGCAGAAACGCAGTCGGCATAA
- a CDS encoding ABC transporter permease, with amino-acid sequence MSRLSPINQARWARFKSNRRGYWSLWIFMVLFIVSLFSELIANDKPLLVKYDGQFYTPVLVDHSERTFGGQLDTTADFRDPYIAERISSHGWAIWPLIHYSYDTINYATTASFPSAPNWQNWLGTDSQGKDVVAQVMYGFRISLLFGLALTILSSVIGIAVGATQGYYGGRFDLWGQRFIEVWSGMPTLFLIILLSSVIQPDFWWLLGITVLFGWMSLVGVVRAEFLRTRNFDYIRAAQAMGVSDRAIMFRCMLPNAMVATLTYLPFILCGSITTLTSLDFLGFGLPMGSPSLGTLLLEGKNNLQAPWLGITVFMVLSIVLSLLIFIGEAVRDAFDPSKAH; translated from the coding sequence ATGAGCCGCTTAAGCCCGATTAATCAGGCGCGCTGGGCGCGTTTTAAAAGTAATCGTCGCGGTTACTGGTCGCTGTGGATTTTCATGGTGCTGTTTATCGTCAGCCTGTTTTCCGAACTGATCGCCAATGACAAACCGCTGCTGGTGAAGTATGACGGCCAGTTCTATACGCCAGTGCTTGTCGACCACAGCGAGCGGACGTTCGGCGGACAGTTGGATACCACCGCTGACTTCCGCGATCCTTATATCGCCGAGCGTATCAGCAGCCACGGCTGGGCTATTTGGCCGCTGATTCACTACAGCTACGACACCATAAACTACGCCACGACAGCGTCCTTCCCCTCTGCACCAAACTGGCAGAACTGGCTGGGCACAGACAGTCAGGGGAAAGACGTGGTCGCCCAGGTAATGTATGGCTTCCGTATCTCGCTGCTGTTCGGTCTGGCGCTCACGATCCTGTCCAGCGTGATTGGTATCGCTGTCGGTGCGACACAGGGCTATTACGGCGGACGTTTCGACCTATGGGGGCAACGCTTTATCGAAGTCTGGTCCGGCATGCCGACGCTATTTCTGATTATCTTGCTGTCCAGCGTGATTCAGCCGGATTTCTGGTGGCTATTGGGTATTACCGTGCTTTTCGGCTGGATGAGTCTGGTTGGCGTGGTACGGGCGGAATTTCTGCGTACCCGAAATTTTGACTATATTCGTGCGGCGCAGGCGATGGGCGTCAGCGACCGTGCCATTATGTTCCGCTGCATGCTGCCAAACGCGATGGTCGCTACGCTGACCTACCTGCCCTTTATTCTCTGCGGCTCGATTACCACACTGACATCGCTGGATTTTCTCGGCTTTGGTCTGCCGATGGGCTCGCCATCATTAGGCACCTTATTGCTGGAAGGGAAAAATAACCTTCAGGCACCGTGGCTGGGCATTACCGTGTTTATGGTGCTTTCCATCGTACTTTCCTTACTCATTTTTATCGGCGAGGCGGTACGCGACGCCTTTGACCCCAGCAAGGCGCATTAA
- a CDS encoding microcin C ABC transporter permease YejB has product MGTYLLRRLLLVIPTLWAIITINFFIVQIAPGGPVDQAIAAIEMGHGSGYTANSGMDAGMARAGTSGAPNIENAYRGSRGLDPEVIEEITKRYGFDKPIHERYFTLLWDYVRFDFGDSLFRGSSVMQLIKESMPVSITLGLWSTLIVYLISIPLGIKKAVKNGTPFDTWSSTLIIIGYAIPAFLFAIILIVLFAGGSYLDWFPLRGLVSSNFDTLPWYSKITDYLWHIVLPVLASVIGGFATLTMLTKNSFMDEIRKQYVVTARAKGLDEKSILYRHVFRNAMLLVIAGFPATFISMFFTGSLLIEVMFSLNGLGLLGYDATLQRDYPVMFGTLYIFTLIGLLLNIVSDITYTLVDPRIDFEGRQ; this is encoded by the coding sequence ATGGGAACGTATCTGTTACGCCGCCTCTTGCTGGTTATTCCAACCCTGTGGGCAATCATCACAATTAATTTCTTCATTGTACAAATTGCCCCCGGCGGCCCGGTGGATCAGGCCATTGCGGCAATTGAAATGGGGCACGGCAGCGGTTATACCGCCAATAGCGGAATGGATGCCGGTATGGCACGGGCGGGCACCAGCGGCGCACCGAATATCGAGAACGCTTATCGCGGTTCACGCGGCCTCGACCCGGAAGTCATCGAAGAAATCACCAAACGCTATGGCTTCGATAAACCGATCCATGAGCGCTACTTTACCCTGCTGTGGGATTACGTGCGTTTTGACTTCGGCGACAGCCTGTTCCGTGGCTCTTCGGTGATGCAACTCATTAAGGAGAGCATGCCGGTTTCGATCACGCTGGGGCTGTGGAGTACGCTGATCGTCTACCTGATCTCCATTCCGCTTGGCATCAAAAAAGCCGTGAAGAACGGCACACCGTTCGATACCTGGAGCAGCACGTTAATCATTATCGGCTATGCCATTCCGGCGTTTTTGTTTGCGATCATTTTGATTGTGCTGTTCGCAGGCGGCAGTTATCTGGACTGGTTCCCGCTTCGAGGGCTGGTTTCCAGCAATTTTGATACCCTGCCGTGGTACAGCAAGATTACCGATTACTTGTGGCATATCGTGCTACCGGTTCTGGCTTCCGTCATTGGCGGTTTCGCCACCTTAACCATGCTCACCAAAAACTCCTTTATGGATGAGATTCGTAAGCAATACGTGGTTACTGCGCGCGCTAAAGGGCTGGATGAAAAGAGCATTCTCTACCGCCACGTGTTCCGCAATGCCATGCTGCTGGTAATTGCCGGCTTCCCCGCCACGTTTATCAGTATGTTTTTCACCGGCTCACTACTGATTGAGGTGATGTTCTCGCTCAACGGGCTCGGTCTATTGGGCTATGACGCCACACTGCAACGTGACTATCCTGTCATGTTCGGCACGCTGTATATCTTCACGCTGATCGGCTTATTGCTAAATATCGTCAGTGACATAACCTATACGCTGGTGGATCCGCGTATCGATTTTGAGGGACGCCAATGA
- a CDS encoding extracellular solute-binding protein produces the protein MLKRVIAAVLLCTAHFGAHAETIENSTSFALLGEPKYAENFSHFDYVNPNAPKGGSITLSALGTFDNFNRYALRGVAAARTERLYDSLFVSSDDEPGSYYPLVALTTRHSADFRWIEIEMNPKARFHDGSPITAADVAFTYNMFMTQGVPQFRIYFKDITAKAVAPLTIRFDFPVSDKNRMFSLLTLPIMPEKFWKNHKFNEPLSYPPPASGPYRITAYRTGQYVTYSRVKDYWGTDLPVNKGQYNFDKIRYDYYMDDSVALEAFKAGAFDLREEGSPKNWATQYQGGNFARGYIIKQDQINQSAQSTRWLVFNTQRPLFQDRRVRQALALAFDFNWMNKALYYNAYQRTNSYFQNTEYAAKGEPSAEELAWLTPLKDKIPAEVFGPSYQPPSSDGSGYDRQNWLKALKLLEEAGWELKDQKLVNRKTGQPFTFELLLPSAGNSQYVLPFQQSLKKLGITMNVRNIDSTQFNSRLRKRDLDMTATVYPAFIYPDDSLQMRWSSQYIDSTYNTSGVSDPAIDSLIAEIVKHQGQKVPLLSLGHALDRVLTWNQLMIPMWYSNHDRFAYWNKFAMPAVRPAYSLGFDGWWFDTKQAATLPAERR, from the coding sequence ATGTTAAAACGCGTTATCGCTGCCGTATTGCTTTGCACGGCCCATTTTGGGGCGCATGCCGAAACGATTGAAAACAGCACCAGCTTTGCACTGTTGGGTGAACCCAAATATGCCGAGAACTTCAGCCATTTTGATTATGTCAACCCTAATGCGCCCAAAGGCGGCAGCATCACCCTCAGCGCACTAGGGACCTTTGACAACTTCAACCGTTACGCGCTACGTGGCGTGGCAGCGGCACGAACTGAAAGGCTCTATGATTCGCTCTTTGTCTCCTCTGATGACGAGCCCGGCAGTTATTATCCGCTGGTCGCCCTAACGACGCGCCATTCGGCGGATTTTCGCTGGATTGAAATCGAGATGAATCCCAAGGCCCGCTTTCATGACGGCTCACCAATCACCGCCGCTGACGTCGCGTTCACCTACAATATGTTTATGACGCAGGGCGTACCGCAGTTCCGCATCTATTTTAAAGATATCACCGCCAAGGCCGTTGCACCGCTGACCATACGCTTCGATTTTCCCGTATCCGACAAAAATCGCATGTTCAGCCTGCTGACATTGCCCATCATGCCGGAGAAATTCTGGAAGAATCATAAATTCAACGAACCGCTATCGTATCCGCCCCCTGCCAGCGGGCCTTACCGCATCACCGCCTATCGTACCGGACAATATGTCACCTACTCTCGCGTGAAAGACTATTGGGGTACCGATCTACCAGTCAATAAAGGCCAGTACAATTTCGATAAAATCCGTTACGACTACTATATGGATGACAGCGTTGCGCTGGAGGCTTTTAAAGCCGGCGCTTTCGACCTGCGTGAGGAAGGTTCGCCAAAAAACTGGGCGACCCAATATCAGGGCGGCAACTTTGCACGCGGCTACATCATCAAACAAGATCAGATCAATCAATCCGCTCAGTCTACGCGCTGGCTGGTATTCAATACCCAACGCCCACTGTTTCAGGATCGACGCGTGCGTCAAGCGCTAGCGCTGGCATTTGACTTTAACTGGATGAACAAGGCGCTGTATTACAACGCCTATCAGCGTACCAACAGCTATTTCCAAAACACCGAGTATGCCGCTAAAGGCGAACCCAGCGCAGAAGAATTGGCCTGGCTGACGCCGCTGAAAGACAAGATACCCGCCGAGGTCTTTGGCCCCAGCTATCAACCGCCCTCTTCCGACGGCAGCGGCTATGATCGACAAAACTGGCTTAAGGCACTCAAACTGCTGGAAGAAGCCGGTTGGGAATTGAAAGATCAAAAGCTGGTCAATCGCAAAACCGGACAGCCATTTACGTTTGAATTGCTGCTGCCAAGCGCTGGCAACTCGCAGTATGTCCTGCCTTTTCAACAGAGCCTGAAAAAACTCGGTATCACCATGAACGTGCGTAATATCGACAGCACGCAGTTCAACAGCCGCCTGCGCAAGCGCGATTTAGATATGACGGCAACGGTGTACCCTGCGTTCATCTACCCCGATGACAGTCTGCAAATGCGCTGGAGCTCGCAGTATATCGACTCAACCTACAATACTTCCGGCGTCAGCGATCCCGCGATTGATTCGCTCATCGCGGAAATCGTTAAGCATCAGGGGCAGAAAGTTCCGTTGCTGTCATTAGGCCACGCGCTGGACAGGGTATTGACCTGGAATCAGCTTATGATTCCGATGTGGTATTCCAATCATGATCGTTTCGCCTATTGGAACAAGTTTGCCATGCCTGCTGTACGCCCAGCCTATTCGCTTGGTTTTGATGGCTGGTGGTTCGATACCAAACAGGCGGCCACGCTGCCCGCAGAGCGACGTTAA
- the mepS gene encoding bifunctional murein DD-endopeptidase/murein LD-carboxypeptidase — protein sequence MVKSQPILRYIWRAVPAVAVAMMLSACGSNSAYNNKAQTDMHAVNDKDGLLLQASQDEFEALVRNVDIKSKLLTQYASWKGVRYRLGGDSRRGIDCSAFVQRTFREQFGMDLPRSTYEQQEMGQQIQRSKLRVGDLVLFRAGSTGRHVGIYLGNDQFVHASTSSGVIISNMTEDYWDKRYQEGRRVLSKRKTS from the coding sequence ATGGTCAAATCTCAACCGATTCTGAGATATATCTGGCGGGCAGTGCCTGCCGTTGCGGTAGCAATGATGCTCTCCGCATGTGGAAGTAATAGTGCATACAACAATAAAGCTCAAACTGATATGCATGCAGTTAATGACAAAGATGGTCTTTTACTGCAAGCCTCTCAGGATGAATTTGAAGCACTAGTTCGTAACGTGGATATCAAGTCCAAGTTACTTACCCAATATGCCAGTTGGAAAGGTGTTCGTTACCGTTTAGGCGGTGATAGTCGACGTGGCATTGACTGCTCAGCTTTCGTTCAGCGCACGTTCCGCGAACAGTTTGGTATGGATTTACCGCGTTCAACCTATGAACAACAAGAGATGGGCCAGCAAATTCAGCGCAGCAAACTGCGCGTCGGCGATCTTGTTCTGTTCCGTGCAGGTTCAACCGGTCGCCACGTTGGCATTTATCTCGGTAACGATCAATTTGTCCACGCATCAACCAGCAGCGGCGTCATTATCTCCAACATGACAGAAGACTACTGGGATAAGCGCTATCAGGAAGGACGTCGTGTCCTGAGTAAAAGAAAAACCAGCTAA
- a CDS encoding phosphatase PAP2 family protein, protein MLFARSCSILALNVLGIGLFLSWYLPENHGFWFTLDSHIFFYFNHLLVDSPAFLHLVAVTNNRAFDACALMAMGLLYLSFYLQATPTERRRLLIIGFIMLLTAVVLNQAGHLLPVQHASPTLYFSDVNRVSDLTGIPTKDASSDSFPGDHGMMLMIFAAFMLRYFTRTAFAIGLTILVIFSLPRIMIGAHWFTDIAVGSLSIVLVGLSWWLLTPASDAAITLLNRLLPKKSTV, encoded by the coding sequence ATGTTATTTGCCCGTTCTTGTTCTATTTTAGCGCTCAATGTGTTGGGCATCGGCCTGTTTTTATCCTGGTATCTACCGGAAAATCATGGCTTTTGGTTCACGCTCGACAGCCATATCTTTTTCTATTTCAACCATCTTTTGGTCGATAGTCCAGCGTTTCTACATCTGGTCGCGGTTACCAATAACCGCGCCTTTGACGCTTGTGCACTCATGGCAATGGGATTGCTGTATTTGTCATTTTATCTGCAAGCCACGCCCACAGAGCGTCGCCGTTTATTGATTATCGGTTTTATCATGCTGTTAACAGCTGTCGTGCTGAATCAGGCTGGACATTTATTACCGGTGCAACACGCCAGCCCAACGCTCTATTTTAGTGACGTCAACCGCGTTTCAGACTTAACCGGTATTCCGACCAAAGATGCGTCATCGGATAGCTTCCCCGGCGACCACGGCATGATGTTGATGATCTTTGCGGCTTTTATGCTGCGCTATTTTACCCGTACCGCTTTCGCTATCGGCCTGACCATCTTGGTGATTTTCTCATTGCCTCGCATCATGATTGGTGCACATTGGTTTACCGATATTGCAGTCGGCTCGCTCTCGATTGTTCTAGTCGGATTGAGTTGGTGGTTATTAACGCCAGCGAGCGATGCCGCTATTACCCTGTTAAATCGGCTATTACCTAAAAAATCGACAGTATAA
- a CDS encoding CobW family GTP-binding protein, whose translation MLTKVNLITGFLGSGKTTTIRHLLSQKPEDEVWAVLVNEFGEVGIDGALLADSGAVLKEIPGGCMCCVNGLPMQVGLNMLLQQKKPHRLLIEPTGLGHPKQILSLLTSDIYQPWLTLQATLCLLDARQLSDTRYTENENFRDQLAAADIIIANKRDTYTADDLAALQQWQQANGDGRQIIEASQGNIDRQVLEQPRPPSSQERMRELPDGDHHHAHKPKNNLAALQLPKAQSWRRSLNQGQGYHACGWIFAPETTFDTAALLDWVRLSPVNRVKGVMRIKEGTLVVNRQGHDLHIETRSVAPIDSRIEVINETPAEWNTLQASLLKARLANVE comes from the coding sequence ATGCTAACGAAAGTCAATTTGATTACAGGGTTTCTGGGTAGTGGAAAAACCACCACGATTCGTCATCTTCTGTCGCAAAAACCTGAAGACGAAGTCTGGGCGGTGCTGGTCAATGAATTCGGCGAAGTGGGCATTGACGGTGCGCTACTGGCGGACAGTGGTGCGGTATTGAAAGAGATTCCCGGCGGCTGCATGTGCTGCGTAAACGGCTTGCCGATGCAGGTTGGCCTGAATATGCTGCTGCAACAGAAAAAGCCTCATCGGTTGCTCATCGAACCCACGGGGCTCGGCCATCCGAAACAAATTCTCTCCTTGCTGACAAGTGATATCTACCAGCCCTGGCTGACATTACAGGCTACGCTGTGTCTGCTGGATGCGCGTCAATTGAGTGATACTCGCTATACGGAAAATGAGAACTTCCGCGATCAGCTTGCCGCCGCTGACATTATTATCGCCAACAAGCGCGATACTTATACCGCCGACGATCTCGCGGCCTTACAGCAGTGGCAGCAGGCGAACGGCGATGGTCGACAAATTATCGAGGCCAGTCAGGGAAACATTGATCGACAGGTGCTCGAGCAACCGCGCCCTCCTTCATCGCAAGAGCGTATGCGCGAACTTCCAGATGGCGACCATCACCACGCACATAAGCCAAAAAATAATTTGGCCGCCTTGCAATTACCAAAGGCGCAGTCCTGGCGACGCTCTCTCAATCAAGGACAGGGTTACCACGCCTGTGGCTGGATATTCGCACCTGAAACCACTTTTGATACCGCAGCCCTGCTGGACTGGGTCCGCCTTTCTCCCGTGAATCGGGTTAAAGGGGTGATGCGTATAAAAGAAGGGACGCTCGTCGTGAACCGTCAGGGCCACGATCTTCATATAGAAACCCGGTCGGTGGCACCGATTGATAGCCGTATCGAAGTCATTAATGAAACACCGGCAGAATGGAATACGTTACAAGCCTCGTTGTTAAAGGCTCGTTTAGCTAACGTGGAGTAA
- the yeiP gene encoding elongation factor P-like protein YeiP — protein sequence MARANEIKRGMVVNYNDKLLLVKDIDVQSPSARGASTLYKMRFSDVRTGLKVEERFKGDDIIDTITLTRRTVTFSYIDGDEYVFMDDEDYTPYLFKKDQIEEELLFIPEGGMPGIQVLSWDGQIIALELPQTVDLEIVETAPGIKGASASSRNKPATMSTGLVIPVPEYLSAGEKIRIHIPERRYMGRAD from the coding sequence ATGGCAAGAGCGAACGAGATTAAACGCGGAATGGTCGTTAACTATAACGACAAGTTATTGCTGGTAAAGGACATCGACGTCCAGAGCCCTAGCGCCCGCGGAGCCAGCACGCTGTACAAAATGCGTTTTTCTGATGTCCGCACGGGTTTGAAAGTGGAAGAGCGTTTTAAAGGCGACGACATTATCGATACCATCACACTGACGCGCCGCACGGTCACGTTCTCCTATATTGACGGCGACGAATACGTCTTTATGGATGATGAGGACTACACTCCTTACCTCTTCAAAAAAGATCAAATAGAAGAAGAGCTGCTGTTTATCCCTGAAGGCGGCATGCCGGGAATTCAGGTATTGAGCTGGGACGGCCAAATCATCGCGCTGGAACTGCCACAAACGGTCGATCTGGAAATTGTTGAGACGGCACCGGGCATTAAAGGTGCTTCAGCCAGTTCACGCAACAAACCTGCGACCATGAGCACCGGTCTGGTTATCCCCGTTCCAGAATATCTGAGCGCGGGTGAAAAGATCCGTATTCATATTCCAGAACGTCGCTACATGGGTCGCGCAGACTAA
- the setB gene encoding sugar efflux transporter SetB, protein MFTPAHTTRRPLDLTSSAFLVIAFLTGTAGALQLPTLSLFLSSEVQARPFLVGMFYTGSAVIGIVVSQILATRSDRQGDRKSLIFVCCLLGALACMLFAWNRNYFILLFIGVLLSSFGSTANPQLFALAREHADKTGREAAMFSSILRAQISLAWVVGPPIAFALALGFGFTTMYLTAAVVFILCGILVKLFLPSMPKTVEKTTSTLESPRRNRQDTLLLFVACTLMWTCNGIYLINMPLYLVHELHLPEKLAGIMMGVAAGLEIPVMLIAGYVAKRFGKRFLMRLAVASGLLFFGGLLVLDSEIALLALQVLNAIFIGILAGIGMLYFQDLMPGQAGAATTLFTNTTRVGWIISGSLAGIVAEIWNYHAVFFFALLMIAGSIYCMWRIKDA, encoded by the coding sequence ATGTTCACTCCTGCACATACAACGCGACGTCCGCTCGACCTGACATCGTCAGCATTTTTAGTTATTGCCTTCCTGACCGGAACGGCCGGTGCCCTGCAACTTCCTACGCTCAGCCTCTTTCTTTCCAGCGAAGTACAGGCTCGTCCTTTCTTAGTCGGGATGTTTTATACCGGCAGCGCGGTTATCGGCATTGTCGTCAGCCAAATACTGGCTACGCGTTCGGACCGTCAGGGCGATCGCAAATCGCTGATTTTCGTCTGCTGCCTGCTGGGCGCACTGGCCTGCATGCTGTTTGCCTGGAACCGTAACTACTTTATTCTGCTCTTTATCGGCGTGTTGCTGAGCAGCTTTGGCTCGACCGCTAACCCGCAGCTTTTTGCACTGGCACGGGAGCACGCGGATAAAACGGGTCGTGAAGCGGCGATGTTCAGCTCCATCCTCCGCGCGCAAATTTCTCTCGCCTGGGTTGTCGGCCCGCCTATCGCCTTTGCGCTGGCACTGGGATTCGGCTTCACGACGATGTACCTGACCGCCGCGGTCGTCTTTATCTTGTGCGGCATTCTGGTCAAACTCTTTCTGCCTTCCATGCCCAAGACCGTGGAAAAGACCACTTCCACGCTGGAATCACCGCGCCGCAACCGTCAGGACACGCTCTTGCTGTTCGTGGCCTGTACCTTGATGTGGACCTGCAACGGCATTTACCTCATTAATATGCCGCTGTATCTGGTGCATGAACTGCATTTGCCGGAAAAGCTGGCAGGTATCATGATGGGTGTGGCAGCCGGGCTGGAAATTCCGGTGATGCTGATTGCTGGCTACGTTGCCAAACGCTTCGGTAAACGTTTCTTGATGCGGCTTGCTGTTGCCTCCGGCCTACTGTTCTTCGGCGGCTTGCTGGTTCTTGATAGCGAAATAGCGCTGCTGGCGTTACAGGTGCTGAACGCGATCTTTATTGGCATTCTGGCCGGAATAGGCATGCTTTACTTTCAGGACTTGATGCCCGGACAGGCAGGCGCGGCAACCACGCTGTTTACCAATACCACGCGCGTTGGTTGGATCATCTCCGGCTCACTGGCTGGAATTGTTGCTGAAATCTGGAACTATCACGCCGTCTTCTTCTTCGCGCTGCTGATGATCGCCGGTTCCATCTATTGTATGTGGCGCATCAAAGACGCCTGA